ACCTTTCTCATGTCCACCCCTGCCTTCAGAAGCCTGGTTGCACAGTAATGCCTCAGGGCATGGGCATGGAGCTGCGGGACGTTTGCCGCCTTTCCCGCTTCCTTGATGTGCTGCCTCACGGGTGCAGCTTTCATCCTTCCGTAGTCTGCAGTCCAGAGCGCTTTCGGGTCTGAGGGCTGCCTGAATTCCCTTACGTACCGGTCAGCCATGTCCATTGTTGTGGGCGACAATGCAACGAACCGGTCCTTTTCCTTCTTGCTTGACCATATCTTGTATCCCTTTTCCCTCCTGTCCTCGATGTTCATCTTCAGGAGCTCCGATATCCTCATGCCCCCCTCCGCAAGCACCCGTATCATCAGAGCTGTCCTGAACCACTTTCTTTCGTGTTCCGGCTGCTTGAGGTAGTCCCTGATACTCTCGTTGAATTTCAGGCTGCATGTCCTCAGGATCTCCCGGTACTGGTCATCGGTGGGAAACCATGGATCCGAACTGGGTTCCCTGCTGAAATGAGGAAGACTGACTTCCTGGTTCGTGAATTTTGCCCATTTCGCCAGATCGGCCATTTCGCTTCTCAGGCTGACCTTCTTTTTCGCGTGTTCAAGCTGTTCT
This region of Candidatus Sysuiplasma jiujiangense genomic DNA includes:
- a CDS encoding site-specific integrase; amino-acid sequence: MKDLNSELRTFRVRLLPEYSVETMDRAVRRIRTLSRKGLDVFNIDEVWVYEYCAEQLEHAKKKVSLRSEMADLAKWAKFTNQEVSLPHFSREPSSDPWFPTDDQYREILRTCSLKFNESIRDYLKQPEHERKWFRTALMIRVLAEGGMRISELLKMNIEDRREKGYKIWSSKKEKDRFVALSPTTMDMADRYVREFRQPSDPKALWTADYGRMKAAPVRQHIKEAGKAANVPQLHAHALRHYCATRLLKAGVDMRKV